The proteins below come from a single Mercenaria mercenaria strain notata chromosome 3, MADL_Memer_1, whole genome shotgun sequence genomic window:
- the LOC123524263 gene encoding cysteinyl leukotriene receptor 1-like: MNDLSNYVEYRLSVYLWKSLPPVLLLLGSAGNLLAILVLMRRKNRQSTSALYLTALAVSDLLMLWTGLLRQWIKYTFNIDVRDMSVFGCKVHVFLVYVALSCSSWFLVAFTFERFVAVWFPHKNKTVCSRKKAVISTIVISACLILLNSHWLYWVNLRPIYINNTTFQLRCDVIKVDFYQVFYRKWKWVDICVQSLIPLTLISVVNISIISRVVWRKYKRSTQIAPTSGAKERISQLTVMLVTTSTVFIMCTAPISVVIIVYNKRKSGQDLAIHLLWWAVVNLLAYLNNTINFMLYFLTGSKFRKQIRELFFSSCRSLNF, from the coding sequence ATGAATGATCTAAGTAACTACGTAGAATACAGACTTAGTGTTTATCTATGGAAATCACTCCCGCCAGTACTGCTTTTGCTAGGATCAGCCGGTAACCTATTAGCCATCTTAGTATTGATGCGACGTAAAAATCGCCAGTCTACATCAGCATTGTATCTGACAGCACTTGCTGTATCAGACTTACTTATGCTTTGGACGGGACTTTTAAGACAGTggataaaatatacattcaacATCGATGTCAGGGATATGTCTGTATTTGGCTGCAAAGTGCACGTTTTTCTCGTGTATGTTGCATTAAGTTGCTCGTCGTGGTTTCTGGTGGCATTTACCTTTGAGCGTTTCGTAGCAGTATGGTTTCCACATAAAAATAAGACTGTTTGTAGCAGGAAGAAGGCCGTCATTTCTACCATAGTCATCTCTGCATGTCTTATCCTACTGAACAGCCACTGGCTTTATTGGGTAAATTTAAGACCGATTTATATAAACAACACCACGTTTCAATTGCGTTGTGACGTAATAAAAGTAGATTTTTACCAGGTGTTTTATCGTAAGTGGAAATGGGTCGACATATGTGTACAATCCTTAATTCCTTTGACACTGATCTCAGTTGTAAACATTTCAATAATATCTCGTGTAGTATGGAGAAAGTACAAAAGGAGCACCCAAATTGCACCAACATCTGGCGCAAAGGAGAGGATTTCACAGCTCACGGTGATGCTTGTAACTACCAGTACGGTGTTCATTATGTGTACAGCTCCAATATCGGTTGTTATTATTGTATATAATAAGAGGAAAAGTGGCCAAGATCTTGCCATTCATTTGCTGTGGTGGGCCGTCGTTAACTTGTTAGCCTACCTTAACAATACTATTAATTTTATGTTGTATTTTCTCACTGGATCTAAATTTAGAAAACAAATCCGGGAATTATTTTTCAGCAGTTGTAGaagtttaaacttttaa